One region of Glutamicibacter sp. B1 genomic DNA includes:
- a CDS encoding ubiquitin-like protein Pup: protein MTQESFSARRNTQDQATETEQVQVNTTGQSAGVDDLLDEIDSVLESNAEEFVRGFVQKGGQ, encoded by the coding sequence ATGACTCAGGAAAGCTTCTCAGCTCGCCGCAACACCCAGGACCAGGCAACAGAGACCGAGCAGGTGCAGGTCAACACCACGGGTCAGTCCGCAGGGGTTGATGACCTGCTCGATGAAATCGACTCGGTTCTCGAGTCCAATGCCGAGGAATTCGTCCGCGGCTTCGTCCAAAAGGGCGGTCAGTAA
- the pafA gene encoding Pup--protein ligase: MDRRIYGLETEFGLTYVPSDGRRLTPEDAARHLFKPVVNWGRSSNVFLENGSRLYLDVGSHPEYATAECDQLTQLIAHDRAGEAFMLDLVEQAEDQLLEEGHEGRIYMFKNNVDSAGNSYGCHENYLIPRKIEFKRLADMLIPFLVTRQLLCGAGHLINVDDQTKFVFSQRADHMWEGVSSATTRSRPIINTRDEPHADAEYHRRLHVIVGDSTMSETTQLLKIVATDLVLRLIESGEIYHDLRLENPIRSIRQISHDFNGQTVVRLMGGDEPTALQIQWILFESVKEFVARHGAHHDHVERVLELWERTLRAIETENYSLIDQDIDWAIKHKLLHGYAQKNSLPLSSPRLAQLNLTYHDIDPARGLFHVLKRRGLASSVVSDADIRQAVNNPPATTRAAIRSKFIRAARANGRRYSADWVHMKYEDEPGGIVLCKDPFATSDPEVDKLIDLMSQRP, translated from the coding sequence GTGGATCGCAGAATTTACGGTCTTGAAACCGAATTCGGACTAACTTACGTCCCATCTGATGGGCGCCGGCTGACTCCAGAAGATGCTGCACGGCATCTATTCAAACCAGTGGTCAACTGGGGCAGAAGCTCCAATGTCTTCCTGGAAAACGGGTCACGACTCTACCTAGACGTGGGCTCTCATCCGGAATATGCCACGGCCGAATGCGACCAGCTGACCCAACTAATTGCCCATGACCGCGCCGGCGAGGCTTTTATGCTTGATCTCGTTGAGCAGGCTGAAGACCAACTGTTGGAAGAAGGCCATGAGGGCCGCATCTACATGTTCAAGAACAATGTGGACTCGGCCGGCAACTCCTACGGTTGTCATGAAAACTACCTCATTCCACGCAAGATCGAATTCAAACGACTTGCAGACATGCTCATTCCATTCTTGGTCACTAGGCAACTATTGTGTGGGGCCGGTCATCTGATCAACGTGGATGACCAGACCAAGTTCGTCTTTTCCCAGCGAGCAGACCATATGTGGGAAGGCGTGTCCTCTGCAACGACGCGTTCGCGTCCGATTATCAACACCCGCGATGAGCCCCACGCTGATGCCGAATATCATCGGCGTCTACACGTCATCGTGGGCGATTCAACTATGAGCGAGACCACCCAGTTGCTCAAAATCGTTGCCACTGACCTAGTCCTTAGACTGATTGAGTCTGGAGAAATTTACCACGATCTGCGCCTTGAAAACCCAATTCGTTCCATCCGCCAGATTTCGCACGATTTCAACGGACAAACGGTGGTACGCCTGATGGGTGGCGACGAACCGACAGCGTTACAGATTCAGTGGATCCTCTTCGAATCTGTCAAAGAGTTTGTTGCCCGACACGGAGCGCACCATGATCATGTGGAGCGGGTCCTTGAACTGTGGGAACGCACTCTGCGGGCGATTGAAACTGAAAACTATTCGCTCATTGATCAAGATATAGATTGGGCTATCAAGCACAAACTGCTTCATGGCTATGCACAGAAGAATTCGCTGCCGTTGTCCTCTCCACGACTAGCGCAGTTGAATCTGACCTATCACGATATCGACCCTGCCCGTGGTCTATTCCATGTACTCAAACGACGTGGTCTAGCATCGAGTGTCGTCTCTGATGCGGATATCCGCCAGGCCGTGAATAACCCACCGGCAACGACACGCGCGGCCATACGAAGTAAATTTATCCGTGCAGCCAGAGCCAACGGGCGACGCTACAGCGCAGACTGGGTTCACATGAAATACGAGGACGAACCGGGAGGAATCGTGCTCTGCAAGGATCCCTTTGCAACCAGCGATCCCGAGGTGGACAAGCTCATTGATCTGATGAGCCAGCGACCGTAA